A genome region from Camelina sativa cultivar DH55 chromosome 10, Cs, whole genome shotgun sequence includes the following:
- the LOC104717444 gene encoding calumenin-B-like — protein sequence MAKVVVYVLLTVAFIFLILFAPRKQNQTESIEGLISSRIGRRLELPVFDPLVTRIERLSHEKEAGTNTVEAAKEDKDDTFAEYFVQERRLNTTMRIKFLFPLLDASPRDGFVSLKELQTWMMQQTEDNMGYRTANELELQDKDKDGVITFEEYLPQFSKQDIERNEKGHGEAGWWMEKFKNSDFDHNGSLDIEEFNNFLHPEDSRNGDIQRWVLKERMTGMDTNGDGKLEYKEFVENAYKMYKEFAKFEKEEDESVPTPQLLFAELDRDKDRFLVADELRPILHYLQPGEMSYAKYYSTFLCHEADEDKDGKLSLEEMLHHELDDEDYFDHDEL from the exons ATGGCCAAGGTGGTGGTTTACGTCCTACTAACCGTCGCCTTCATCTTCCTCATACTCTTTGCTCCGAGAAAACAAAACCAGACTGAATCTATTGAGGGTCTTATAAGCAGTCGCATTGGGCGCAGGCTTGAACTGCCTGTGTTTGACCCTCTGGTAACCAGGATAGAGAGGTTGTCCCATGAGAAAGAAGCTGGTACAAATACCGTTGAGGCTGCGAAGGAGGACAAAGATGATACGTTTGCAGAGTATTTTGTACAAGAAAGGAGGCTTAACACGACAATGAGGATCAAATTCTTGTTTCCTCTGCTTGACGCATCACCAAGAGATGGGTTTGTGAGCTTGAAAGAGCTTCAGACATGGATGATGCAGCAGACCGAGGACAACATGGGTTACAGAACCGCCAACGAGCTCGAGCTACAAGATAAGGACAAGGATGGTGTCATAACTTTTGAAGAGTACCTGCCTCAATTCTCTAAGCAAGACATTG AGAGAAACGAGAAGGGTCACGGTGAAGCTGGTTGGTGGATGGAGAAATTCAAGAATTCCGATTTTGACCATAATGGCTCTCTCGAcattgaagagttcaacaa TTTCTTGCACCCTGAAGACAGCAGAAACGGAGATATTCAAAGATGGGTTCTAAAGGAGCGAATGAC gggCATGGACACGAACGGTGATGGGAAGCTAGAGTACAAAGAGTTTGTAGAGAACGCATACAAAATGTACAAAGAGTTCGCAAAGTTCgagaaggaggaggatgaaAGTGTGCCAACGCCTCAGCTTCTGTTCGCAGAGCTGGACAGAGACAAAGACAGGTTTCTCGTGGCCGATGAGCTTCGGCCCATTTTGCATTATCTTCAACCTGGTGAGATGAGTTACGCCAAATACTACTCTACTTTCCTTTGTCACGAG gcGGATGAGGATAAAGATGGTAAACTATCACTCGAAGAGATGTTGCACCACGAATTGGACGACGAAGACTATTTTGATCATGATGAACtctag
- the LOC104717449 gene encoding acyl-CoA-binding domain-containing protein 2-like — MGDWAQLAQSVILGLIFSYLLAKLISIVVTFKEDNLSLTRHPEEPQLESKPEGVDSRGLELSSGGGGGGGEADSIVAEQGSSRSDSVAGDDSEEEDDDWEGVESTELDEAFSAATLFVTTAASDRLSQKVPSDVQQQLYGLYKIATEGPCTAPQPSALKMTARAKWQTWQKLGAMPPEEAMEKYIEIVTQLYPTWLDGGVKADSGGGDDAASNSRGTMGPGPVFSSLVYDEESENELKIDAIHAFAREGEVDNLLKSIESGIPVNAKDSEGRTPLHWAIDRGHFNIAKVLVDKNADVNAKDNEGQTPLHYAVVCDREAIAEFLVKKKANTAAKDDDGNSPLDLCESDWPWIRDTAKQTD; from the exons ATGGGTGATTGGGCTCAACTTGCTCAGTCTGTGATCTTAGGTTTGATCTTCTCATACCTTCTGGCTAAGCTGATCTCGATCGTAGTCACGTTTAAAGAAGACAATCTCTCGCTTACTCGTCACCCAGAGGAGCCTCAGTTGGAGTCTAAACCGGAAGGGGTTGACTCGCGAGGTCTCGAATTATCtagcggcggcggcggcggaggtgGTGAGGCGGATTCGATTGTGGCGGAGCAGGGTAGCTCTAGAAGTGATAGCGTCGCTGGTGACGATagcgaggaagaagatgatgattggGAAGGCGTCGAGAGCACGGAACTCGATGAGGCTTTCAGCGCCGCCACTCTTTTCGTCACTACCGCCGCTTCGGATCGGCTTTCGCAGAAGGTACCTAGCGATGTGCAGCAGCAGCTTTACGGATTGTATAAAATTGCTACTGAAGGGCCCTGCACTGCTCCTCAGCCTTCAGCTCTCAAGATGACTGCTCGTGCCAAgtg gCAAACATGGCAGAAACTGGGTGCTATGCCTCCTGAAGAAGCGATGGAGAAGTATATTGAGATTGTCACTCAGCTTTACCCAACTTGGTTAGACGGTGGCGTG AAAGCTGACAGTGGGGGTGGGGATGATGCAGCCTCCAATTCAAGAGGAACCATGGGGCCAGGGCCAGTTTTTAGCTCATTGGTTTATGACGAGGAATCTGAAAATGAGTT GAAGATTGATGCTATCCACGCTTTTGCTAGAGAAGGAGAAGTTGATAATTTGCTGAAAAGCATTGAAAGCGGCATTCCAGTAAATGCGAAGG ACAGTGAAGGTCGCACACCGTTGCACTGGGCTATAGACCGTGGCCACTTCAACATCGCCAAAGTTCTTGTCGATAAGAACGCCGATGTGAATGCTAag GACAATGAAGGCCAAACCCCTTTGCATTATGCTGTTGTATGCGACAGAGAAGCCATCGCTGAGTttctggtgaagaagaaagctaaTACAGCTGCTAAAGATGATGACGGAAACTCTCCGCTCGATCTCTGTGAATCAGACTGGCCCTGGATCCGAGATACTGCAAAACAGACAGACTAA
- the LOC104717448 gene encoding retinol dehydrogenase 12-like isoform X2 gives MSDETASSPSLSPAKKKQSLGWMEWMRGWSSVFGEILFQRITASHLENPLPLPSVNDLTCVVTGSTSGIGRETARQLAEAGAHVVMAVRNTKAAQELIQQWQNEWSGKGLPLNIEAMEVDLLSLDSVVRFADAWNARLGPLHVLINNAGVFAMGEAQKFSEDGYEQHMQVNHLAPALLSVLLLPSLIRGSPSRIINVNSVMHCVGFVDPDDMNVVSGRRKYSSLIGYSSSKLAQIMFSSILFKKLPLETGVSVVCLSPGVVLTNVARDLPRFLQALYAIIPYFIFSPQEGCRSSLFSATDPQIPEYWETLKTDDWPVCPFISQDCRPANPSEEAHNTETAHRVWEKTLELVGLPLDAVEKLIEGENIHRRYGEQHE, from the exons atgagtgacGAAACGGCGTCGTCTCCGTCTCTATCTCCggcgaagaagaagcagagtttGGGATGGATGGAGTGGATGAGAGGATGGAGCAGTGTTTTCGGGGAGATTCTCTTCCAGAGGATTACGGCTTCTCATTTGGAGAACCCTCTACCTCTTCCTTCCGTCAACGACCTCACTTGCGTTGTCACTGGCTCCACCAGCGGCATTGGTCGCGAGACCGCtag GCAGCTTGCTGAAGCTGGTGCTCATGTTGTGATGGCCGTGAGGAACACAAAGGCAGCTCAGGAGCTGATACAACAATGGCAGAACGAGTGGTCTGGTAAAGGTCTACCACTTAATATCGAG GCAATGGAAGTTGATCTTCTATCACTAGATTCTGTCGTGAGATTTGCCGATGCTTGGAACGCCCGGTTAGGACCTTTGCATGTTCTGATTAACAATGCCGGCGTGTTTGCTATGGGAG AGGCGCAAAAATTCTCAGAGGATGGATACGAGCAACACATGCAAGTGAATCATTTAGCTCCAGCCCTACTTTCAGTGCTTCTTTTGCCGTCTCTGATCCGAGGCTCTCCTAGCCGAATCATCAATGTGAATTCCGTT ATGCATTGTGTCGGTTTTGTTGACCCGGATGACATGAATGTTGTCTCTGGTAGACGTAAGTACTCAAGCCTTATAGGATACTCAAGCAGCAAGCTTGCCCAG ATTATGTTTAGTAGCATTCTATTCAAAAAGCTCCCTCTGGAAACAGGAGTTAGCGTCGTTTGTCTATCTCCCGGTGTTGTCCTAACAAATGTT GCCAGGGATCTACCCAGGTTTCTTCAAGCTCTGTACGCCATCATaccatatttcatattttcaccCCAAGAAGGTTGTAGAAGTTCTCTATTCTCGGCTACAGACCCTCAGATTCCAGAGTACTGGGAAACACTAAAAACAGATGATTGGCCTGTTTGTCCGTTCATCTCTCAAGATTGCCGCCCTGCAAATCCCTCCGAAGAAGCACACAACACAGAAACTGCACACAGAGTGTGGGAAAAGACGTTAGAGCTGGTGGGTCTTCCTCTCGATGCAGTTGAGAAGCTCATAGAAGGGGAAAACATCCACCGCCGTTATGGAGAACAACACGAATAG
- the LOC104717448 gene encoding retinol dehydrogenase 12-like isoform X3, with protein sequence MSDETASSPSLSPAKKKQSLGWMEWMRGWSSVFGEILFQRITASHLENPLPLPSVNDLTCVVTGSTSGIGRETARQLAEAGAHVVMAVRNTKAAQELIQQWQNEWSGKGLPLNIEAMEVDLLSLDSVVRFADAWNARLGPLHVLINNAGVFAMGEAQKFSEDGYEQHMQVNHLAPALLSVLLLPSLIRGSPSRIINMHCVGFVDPDDMNVVSGRRKYSSLIGYSSSKLAQIMFSSILFKKLPLETGVSVVCLSPGVVLTNVARDLPRFLQALYAIIPYFIFSPQEGCRSSLFSATDPQIPEYWETLKTDDWPVCPFISQDCRPANPSEEAHNTETAHRVWEKTLELVGLPLDAVEKLIEGENIHRRYGEQHE encoded by the exons atgagtgacGAAACGGCGTCGTCTCCGTCTCTATCTCCggcgaagaagaagcagagtttGGGATGGATGGAGTGGATGAGAGGATGGAGCAGTGTTTTCGGGGAGATTCTCTTCCAGAGGATTACGGCTTCTCATTTGGAGAACCCTCTACCTCTTCCTTCCGTCAACGACCTCACTTGCGTTGTCACTGGCTCCACCAGCGGCATTGGTCGCGAGACCGCtag GCAGCTTGCTGAAGCTGGTGCTCATGTTGTGATGGCCGTGAGGAACACAAAGGCAGCTCAGGAGCTGATACAACAATGGCAGAACGAGTGGTCTGGTAAAGGTCTACCACTTAATATCGAG GCAATGGAAGTTGATCTTCTATCACTAGATTCTGTCGTGAGATTTGCCGATGCTTGGAACGCCCGGTTAGGACCTTTGCATGTTCTGATTAACAATGCCGGCGTGTTTGCTATGGGAG AGGCGCAAAAATTCTCAGAGGATGGATACGAGCAACACATGCAAGTGAATCATTTAGCTCCAGCCCTACTTTCAGTGCTTCTTTTGCCGTCTCTGATCCGAGGCTCTCCTAGCCGAATCATCAAT ATGCATTGTGTCGGTTTTGTTGACCCGGATGACATGAATGTTGTCTCTGGTAGACGTAAGTACTCAAGCCTTATAGGATACTCAAGCAGCAAGCTTGCCCAG ATTATGTTTAGTAGCATTCTATTCAAAAAGCTCCCTCTGGAAACAGGAGTTAGCGTCGTTTGTCTATCTCCCGGTGTTGTCCTAACAAATGTT GCCAGGGATCTACCCAGGTTTCTTCAAGCTCTGTACGCCATCATaccatatttcatattttcaccCCAAGAAGGTTGTAGAAGTTCTCTATTCTCGGCTACAGACCCTCAGATTCCAGAGTACTGGGAAACACTAAAAACAGATGATTGGCCTGTTTGTCCGTTCATCTCTCAAGATTGCCGCCCTGCAAATCCCTCCGAAGAAGCACACAACACAGAAACTGCACACAGAGTGTGGGAAAAGACGTTAGAGCTGGTGGGTCTTCCTCTCGATGCAGTTGAGAAGCTCATAGAAGGGGAAAACATCCACCGCCGTTATGGAGAACAACACGAATAG
- the LOC104717448 gene encoding retinol dehydrogenase 11-like isoform X1 translates to MSDETASSPSLSPAKKKQSLGWMEWMRGWSSVFGEILFQRITASHLENPLPLPSVNDLTCVVTGSTSGIGRETARQLAEAGAHVVMAVRNTKAAQELIQQWQNEWSGKGLPLNIEAMEVDLLSLDSVVRFADAWNARLGPLHVLINNAGVFAMGEAQKFSEDGYEQHMQVNHLAPALLSVLLLPSLIRGSPSRIINVNSVVSFIITDTAGSKSLFSTFLFSLMHCVGFVDPDDMNVVSGRRKYSSLIGYSSSKLAQIMFSSILFKKLPLETGVSVVCLSPGVVLTNVARDLPRFLQALYAIIPYFIFSPQEGCRSSLFSATDPQIPEYWETLKTDDWPVCPFISQDCRPANPSEEAHNTETAHRVWEKTLELVGLPLDAVEKLIEGENIHRRYGEQHE, encoded by the exons atgagtgacGAAACGGCGTCGTCTCCGTCTCTATCTCCggcgaagaagaagcagagtttGGGATGGATGGAGTGGATGAGAGGATGGAGCAGTGTTTTCGGGGAGATTCTCTTCCAGAGGATTACGGCTTCTCATTTGGAGAACCCTCTACCTCTTCCTTCCGTCAACGACCTCACTTGCGTTGTCACTGGCTCCACCAGCGGCATTGGTCGCGAGACCGCtag GCAGCTTGCTGAAGCTGGTGCTCATGTTGTGATGGCCGTGAGGAACACAAAGGCAGCTCAGGAGCTGATACAACAATGGCAGAACGAGTGGTCTGGTAAAGGTCTACCACTTAATATCGAG GCAATGGAAGTTGATCTTCTATCACTAGATTCTGTCGTGAGATTTGCCGATGCTTGGAACGCCCGGTTAGGACCTTTGCATGTTCTGATTAACAATGCCGGCGTGTTTGCTATGGGAG AGGCGCAAAAATTCTCAGAGGATGGATACGAGCAACACATGCAAGTGAATCATTTAGCTCCAGCCCTACTTTCAGTGCTTCTTTTGCCGTCTCTGATCCGAGGCTCTCCTAGCCGAATCATCAATGTGAATTCCGTTGTAAGTTTTATCATCACTGACACTGCTGGCTCTAAGTCTCTGTTCTCTACTTTTCTGTTCTCGTTG ATGCATTGTGTCGGTTTTGTTGACCCGGATGACATGAATGTTGTCTCTGGTAGACGTAAGTACTCAAGCCTTATAGGATACTCAAGCAGCAAGCTTGCCCAG ATTATGTTTAGTAGCATTCTATTCAAAAAGCTCCCTCTGGAAACAGGAGTTAGCGTCGTTTGTCTATCTCCCGGTGTTGTCCTAACAAATGTT GCCAGGGATCTACCCAGGTTTCTTCAAGCTCTGTACGCCATCATaccatatttcatattttcaccCCAAGAAGGTTGTAGAAGTTCTCTATTCTCGGCTACAGACCCTCAGATTCCAGAGTACTGGGAAACACTAAAAACAGATGATTGGCCTGTTTGTCCGTTCATCTCTCAAGATTGCCGCCCTGCAAATCCCTCCGAAGAAGCACACAACACAGAAACTGCACACAGAGTGTGGGAAAAGACGTTAGAGCTGGTGGGTCTTCCTCTCGATGCAGTTGAGAAGCTCATAGAAGGGGAAAACATCCACCGCCGTTATGGAGAACAACACGAATAG
- the LOC104717450 gene encoding uncharacterized protein LOC104717450 isoform X2 — MYLKKPIWSDGVSAATPENPSGSETGEESDAAAMVVEELVTSLNTQRLYRELTLSLRTGLRDACAEFSFLRIRGLRSLLKTLRTVADSVVPVLFRHSLKETEDDRVTSLDHIFSVEPMKITSPSTDAEVAVALRVLEGCCLLHPQSTVLAHKHGAVRVMMNVLSTRGVLEQGACLDALISVLLDSSANQVDFGACNGIEEVAMLMRDKQADENLRLRCGEFLLLLVGHVNGKDRSPIASVNEDIRRLLGEKSASLIWAASQFGSTGDPEQRITALHIQAGRVLESLDLY; from the exons atGTATCTGAAGAAGCCGATATGGAGCGATGGCGTATCAGCGGCGACGCCGGAGAATCCGTCCGGATCGGAGACGGGTGAGGAATCAGACGCGGCGGCGATGGTAGTTGAAGAGCTGGTGACTTCTCTAAACACACAGAGACTTTACAGGGAGCTGACACTATCCCTCCGAACCGGGTTACGCGACGCTTGCGCTGAATTCTCCTTCCTTCGAATCCGTGGCCTTCGATCTCTTCTCAAAACTCTCCGAACTGTCGCCGATTCAG TGGTTCCAGTGCTTTTCAGACATTCGTTGAAAGAAACTGAGGATGATAGAGTGACGAGCTTGGATCATATATTCAGCGTGGAGCCGATGAAGATAACGAGTCCTTCTACGGATGCTGAGGTTGCTGTTGCACTTAGGGTTCTCGAAGGTTGTTGCCTTCTTCATCCTCAGAGTACTGTTCTGGCTCATAAGCACGGTGCAGTCCGC GTAATGATGAATGTATTATCAACACGAGGAGTACTGGAGCAAGGGGCCTGCTTGGATGCCTTAATCTCAGTATTGCTGGATTCCTCAGCAAATCAGGTG GATTTTGGAGCCTGCAATGGCATTGAGGAGGTTGCCATGCTCATGCGAGACAAACAAGCTGATGAAAACCTCAG ATTAAGATGCGGAGAGTTCTTACTACTGTTAGTTGGACATGTGAATGGGAAGGATCGTTCCCCCATTGCGAGTGTAAATGAAGACATCAGGCGCCTTTTGGGTGAAAAATCCGCTTCTTTGATATGGGCGGCAAGTCAATTCGGTTCAACAGGAGATCCTGAACAAAGAATCACTGCTCTTCACATCCAAGCTGGTAGAGTGCTCGAGTCTCTTGACTTGTACTAA
- the LOC104717450 gene encoding uncharacterized protein LOC104717450 isoform X1, producing MYLKKPIWSDGVSAATPENPSGSETGEESDAAAMVVEELVTSLNTQRLYRELTLSLRTGLRDACAEFSFLRIRGLRSLLKTLRTVADSDSIIRLFSHTQTISDLQLVPVLFRHSLKETEDDRVTSLDHIFSVEPMKITSPSTDAEVAVALRVLEGCCLLHPQSTVLAHKHGAVRVMMNVLSTRGVLEQGACLDALISVLLDSSANQVDFGACNGIEEVAMLMRDKQADENLRLRCGEFLLLLVGHVNGKDRSPIASVNEDIRRLLGEKSASLIWAASQFGSTGDPEQRITALHIQAGRVLESLDLY from the exons atGTATCTGAAGAAGCCGATATGGAGCGATGGCGTATCAGCGGCGACGCCGGAGAATCCGTCCGGATCGGAGACGGGTGAGGAATCAGACGCGGCGGCGATGGTAGTTGAAGAGCTGGTGACTTCTCTAAACACACAGAGACTTTACAGGGAGCTGACACTATCCCTCCGAACCGGGTTACGCGACGCTTGCGCTGAATTCTCCTTCCTTCGAATCCGTGGCCTTCGATCTCTTCTCAAAACTCTCCGAACTGTCGCCGATTCAGATTCCATCATTCGCCTCTTCTCTCATACCCAAACCATTTCCGATCTCCAAC TGGTTCCAGTGCTTTTCAGACATTCGTTGAAAGAAACTGAGGATGATAGAGTGACGAGCTTGGATCATATATTCAGCGTGGAGCCGATGAAGATAACGAGTCCTTCTACGGATGCTGAGGTTGCTGTTGCACTTAGGGTTCTCGAAGGTTGTTGCCTTCTTCATCCTCAGAGTACTGTTCTGGCTCATAAGCACGGTGCAGTCCGC GTAATGATGAATGTATTATCAACACGAGGAGTACTGGAGCAAGGGGCCTGCTTGGATGCCTTAATCTCAGTATTGCTGGATTCCTCAGCAAATCAGGTG GATTTTGGAGCCTGCAATGGCATTGAGGAGGTTGCCATGCTCATGCGAGACAAACAAGCTGATGAAAACCTCAG ATTAAGATGCGGAGAGTTCTTACTACTGTTAGTTGGACATGTGAATGGGAAGGATCGTTCCCCCATTGCGAGTGTAAATGAAGACATCAGGCGCCTTTTGGGTGAAAAATCCGCTTCTTTGATATGGGCGGCAAGTCAATTCGGTTCAACAGGAGATCCTGAACAAAGAATCACTGCTCTTCACATCCAAGCTGGTAGAGTGCTCGAGTCTCTTGACTTGTACTAA
- the LOC104717451 gene encoding protein yippee-like At4g27745 produces the protein MAHPIGPRLYSCCNCRNHVGLHDDIISKAFQGRTGRAFLFSHAMNIVVGAKEDRHLLTGLHTVADISCADCNEPLGWKYERAYETSQKYKEGKFIFEKAKIVKEDW, from the exons ATGGCTCACCCGATTGGTCCAAGACTGTATAGTTGCTGCAACTGCAGAAACCATGTAGGACTTCACGATGATATCATCTCTAAGGCTTTTCAG GGAAGAACTGGGCGAGCCTTCCTCTTCTCCCACGCTATGAACATTGTAGTAGGGGCTAAAGAGGACCGGCATCTTCTAACGGGTCTCCACACCGTGGCTGATATATCTTGTGCTGACTGTAATGAACCATTGGGTTGGAAGTACGAGCGAGCATATGAGACCTCACAAAAGTACAAGGAAGGCAAGTTCATATTCGAAAAGGCTAAGATTGTCAAGGAAGATTGGTAA
- the LOC104717453 gene encoding protein yippee-like At4g27740, which yields MAENKTLPTYFCRNCENPLALGEDIISKKFVGASGPAFMFSHAMNVVVGPKIGRKLITGSYVVADVMCSKCGEPLGWKYVETFDLRQRYKEGMFVLEKLKLTKRY from the exons ATGgcagaaaacaaaactcttcCTACCTATTTCTGCAGAAACTGCGAGAATCCATTAGCTCTCGGTGAAGATATCATCTCCAAAAAATTCGTG GGAGCTTCGGGACCAGCGTTTATGTTTTCGCACGCGATGAACGTGGTGGTTGGACCGAAGATTGGGAGGAAACTGATAACAGGATCGTACGTGGTGGCAGATGTGATGTGCAGTAAGTGTGGTGAACCGTTGGGTTGGAAGTATGTCGAGACCTTCGATCTTAGACAGAGGTACAAAGAAGGCATGTTTGTACTCGAGAAGCTCAAGTTGACCAAGAGATATTGA